The window caataaaaacaaaaataaaaatgaatGGTCTATAAAAAGATCCCTTGGCCAGCTGCAAAAACATACATTATCTTAATCGATGGTGCCATTCTTGAGTGCACATAAAGCAAACTAGCAGGAGGCCATGGCCAATTGGCCATCATATATAAATAGCCTCCTGCATGAACGTGAGGTGTAAGGCAAAACAAATTGCATCAGCTTCTAGCTAGCTATATATTGTAGTCCAACGAACAGCTAGCTACTATTGTTGGCTTGGCTTGATTTTTATCAAGAGTATCAACCGAGCAGTGATAGGATGGGCCGTTATGCTTGGGGTGATTGCAAGCCTACGGCAACAAtgctggctgttgttgttgtCTTTGCCGTGCTTAACACACTGACAAAGATGGCTTTCAACCAAGGGATGCGCATCACTGTACTCATCACACTTCGCCAGTTCactgccttcctcttcctcgccCCCATCGCCTACTTCCGAGAAAGGTACGGTAATAATAGCATCTTGTTTGTCTTTGAATCAAATAAAGTCGGAATGGATTTTTCCTTGAAAAAATTTGAAGTTCTCATATCTGACGCGTCCATGTATGTAGGAAGACAAGGCCTAAGCTGACACTAGAGATCTTTGTGTATCTCTTCTTCAGTGCAGTGCTTGGGTAAGTCGTCATCGATCTCTATATATCACTGGTGATGCTTTATTCTGAGATGTGCTAATCGGCCGGCCTTCTTTGTACATGTGTGTAGCGCCTCACTTACCCAATGGCTATTCTTCGTGGGCCTACGGTACACTACAGCAACATTTGCATGTGCCTTCATCAACATGACTCCAATGTTCACTTTCGTTGTGGCACTTCCTTTTGGGTAATCATCCTTCGTCGCTTCagttattttttttacttgTTATTAGTTAAGTAACAATGATACCACAAGCTAGCAATCGTTGTAATAATTAACTCTGCAGGATGGAGAAACTTGATCTGAAGACTGGAGCCGGCTTAGCAAAGGTGTTTGGCACGACAGTAGGGTTCACAGGGGCAATCATCCTGGCACTCTACCAAGGCCCATCACTGACCAAATCCTCATCTGCACCCCAACCAATGGgtgccggcggccatggtgcaCATAGATGGGTGACTGGGTCTGTGGCCCTACTTGCTGGCGCAGCATGTTGGTCCTTTTGGTTCATCCTCCAGTCAAGGCTGGGGAAGAAGTACCCAGCACTGTACTCTGGAAATGCCTTGATGTTCCTGCTCAGCTTCCTTCAGATCGCTGCCGTGGGGATGGCTACAGAGAGGGACCTGTCAGTCTGGATCCTCAGAACCAAGCTTCAGATCATCACAGTGCTCTTTGTGGTAATTACATACATATTGCTACTTGTTTTTTTGTTATCTGATTGATATGTATAATAGGCAAATAATTTTATAACAGCTAGCTTTTTACTGAATAAGCAGAACATTCTCTCttgacaaaagaaaacaataaTAATTGTGTTCGATCTCTTAGGGGATAATGGGGTCTGGAATTGGTTTTCTGGCCATGTCTTGGTGCATCGAGCAAAGAGGGCCAGTCTTCACGACTGCATTCACACCTCTGATACAACTTATAGCAGGTGCTATCAACATCGTCGCTCTCCATGAGCAGCTCCATCTTGGAAGGTACAATACATCACCCTCATTTACTCATTGTGCAAATATTATAGTTCGGTAATTCATTTCTTAgtcaaaatatatgtgcaaacatcAGCATCACAGCTGGATTATTCTTTATTCATCTATCTGCAgtaaaaatagaaataaatatggTGTGCTTTGATTCTCCAGCGCGCTGGGCTCTGCTCTTGTAATTGTTGGGTTATACTTGGTCCTCTGGGCAAAAACCAAAGAGGCATCAGATGCTGCTCCATCCGGCAACGTACTGATGGCGGAAGAAAAATTCAAGCAAGCAACACAGCAAATACAAGATGTATGATGTGATATGATATCGACATGGTATGATATAAGCGCATAGCAGAAATAAAAAAAGGATAGGAACGGAGGTATTGAAGTCTCCACGTGTGGATCCAAGATCTAGGTAAAAAGATAAGCTAGGAtattaattgatgatttttaGGTGCACCTCCGGCTCTTTTTAATCTAaagttttgtattattttttcaaaataagattttattttgaaaaaatagtacaaaattttgaactaaaaagagtTGGAGATGCACGTAAAGATTACCAATTAACACTTCTCTAGGATAAACTAGGGGTTGtactattttattttattttctccgTGCCTTCGGAAACAAGGGAATTCAATTTCTGTTCTCGAGAAGAGAGAGACAAGTCAAGGTTTTTTTTTATATGTTGCAAACCGGTCTATAGCAAGTCTCCCCTGTAAGTAATAAAGAATGACTTCCAATATAAAGCAAATGTGCATGCGCTGTATGGGCAAACGACTTCGCTGTTTATAACCCTTTGATCATGGAAATTTCATCAAATTAAATCTCCACCTAGATTTCCGACTCAGTTAAGTTTCCACTAGAAAATTTGAGTTTGTACCAGCAAAGAGATGTCTTTTTTTCCTGGAAATATAATGAGCCAGAACAAAACCATTAGAAATTAAATTGGTGACAACACAAATTAAGCTATTGATCAACGGGTGCTTTGGTATGTCTGATTGTCAGGTGTGGGTCGAAAGACCGTACCAGCTGTTTTCACAAATGAGGATCATGGTGGTCACCTTTGGAGATGAGTGATTGACAATGTTGAGTGGATTTAATGTATCTCTTGGCTCGTAATTTCCAGGCGTAGAATGCGACGTGATGGCCAACGACACGCGGTGAAGGGCGAGCTCTAGCTTAGGTGTGATGGACCATGCGATGATGACGGGAAAACAAAGGGCAAAATAGGCAAAATCATCCCCGAACTGCTAGCAAAGGGTCAAGTTCGTCCTCGAACTTTTGCGTGGGCCAGTTTAGCCCTCAAACTATCCTTCTTCAGTTCAGTTACGTCCTTGATGTCCACGCCGTCAGCGATGCGTGACGCCGCTAGGGGCCAAACCACTCACCGAGCTTGCTTGCCTGCGCATCGCCTCACCGTCGTGTTCGCACGTTCGAGCACTACTGCAAGCACCACCGCAAGGTGAGGTGCGCCAGCAGCGGCACGGCGAAGGACTTGGCCAGGGATTGGTTGAAGAAGGCCTGCAACGGGGGGAACGGGTCCACCATGGAGAAGGACAGCGACATCGACACCGGGATGGAGGACAGGTTcaccgcggcgagcgcggcgatgAGGGATCGGATGGCCGAGAGGAGCACAAGCAGCGTGGAGGGGAATGCGGTGGGCTCCTCGTCCCCGACGGCGATGGCGGAGATGACACCCGCGAACGGGAGCATGCAGCGGGCCAACCACGCCATGGCCGTCGCCCGGGAGGAGCCCAGCACGTCGTTGGGGATGCCCACGATGGCCCGCGTCGTAGAGACGCACGCGGGTGATGTGTTGTGCGCAGAGGAAGTTGGCCAGGTCCAACGGCGACAACAAGTTCGTCACCACTGTGCTGATGGTCACGCCCATGTATGGCTCGCAGTTCCCTGCCGCCGACACCAGCACCGGTGAGCCTGTGGTCGGTGGTGGTCAGAGACACAGCCGGCATTTCTGAATTCACAGAGCAAGGCGGCATCATCAAGATTGCAGGAATGAATTGAATTCTCACAGAGCATGACTGGACGAGAGAGGAGACAGCTTACATCGAAGAGAGAGGAGCAAGTGGAGTAGTGGGACGAGCAATCCATTGCCGCTCCCTTCTCTGCTTTCGGATGCGCGGCGCGAGGGCCCTgtggccgggggggggggggggggggttcgggTGCGGGGGCGCGCAGTGTGATGGCGGCACGAGGCGGTGCGATGAGATGGAGCAGCGACGCGCATGGCCGTGGTGGGGTGCCTCCTATTTCTCTGCtgctcccttcttcttccttgcgcCAAGCAAGAACAGAGCCGAGCGCAGAATTGCTCTGCCGGGCGTTCCCTGCCGCATCGCACCACGTCCTCCCAAATCCGTCGTGCCCACACCTCCCTCACTGCCCAGCTCCCTCGGCAACCTCTTCTCATCGAGCTCCGGCCACCACCTGGCCGGAATCgcgccgcgcacctcccgcCATTGTTGCCGCCACCGAGCCAAGTTCGAGCTCATGTGGACAGCACGCTCCAGCCACCCTCCGCCCCAACCAACACACGGGATTGAATCCAGGTGACACCCTCTTGCTTTTCTGTCCCTTTCCCCATGGAAATCATCGACGGACCGACCGGTCCTCCGAGCCCTGCCGCAGACCATCCCTCCTCTTGGCCAGATTCCGGGATTGAAGACTCAAGAGATTGCCGCCACATTTGACCAGCCCAAGGACGGAAA is drawn from Panicum virgatum strain AP13 chromosome 1N, P.virgatum_v5, whole genome shotgun sequence and contains these coding sequences:
- the LOC120654360 gene encoding WAT1-related protein At4g01440-like, which produces MGRYAWGDCKPTATMLAVVVVFAVLNTLTKMAFNQGMRITVLITLRQFTAFLFLAPIAYFRERKTRPKLTLEIFVYLFFSAVLGASLTQWLFFVGLRYTTATFACAFINMTPMFTFVVALPFGMEKLDLKTGAGLAKVFGTTVGFTGAIILALYQGPSLTKSSSAPQPMGAGGHGAHRWVTGSVALLAGAACWSFWFILQSRLGKKYPALYSGNALMFLLSFLQIAAVGMATERDLSVWILRTKLQIITVLFVGIMGSGIGFLAMSWCIEQRGPVFTTAFTPLIQLIAGAINIVALHEQLHLGSALGSALVIVGLYLVLWAKTKEASDAAPSGNVLMAEEKFKQATQQIQDV